ttttgtacattgattttgtagcctgacaccttgctatattgcctaataacttccagtagttttctgctggattctttaggtttttctgtgtacactatcatttcatctgcaaatagtgagagcttgacttcttcccttccaatctgtattcctttgatttctttttttttattttttctttttatttaagaaaggagacattaacaaaaccatagaataagaggggtacaactccacacaattcccataacctgatctccatatcccatcccctcctctgatagacttaccattctctatctctctgggagtatggatccagggtctttgtgggttgcagagggtggaaggtctggcttctgtaattgcttccccgctgaacatgggcgttgactggtcgatccatactcccagtctgcctttctctttccctagtagggtggggctctgaggaagtggagctccagtacacattgatggggtcatctgtccagagaagtctgcatcttgctggcatccagaacgtggtggctgaaaagagagttaacatacaaagccaaacaaattgttgaacaatcatggacctaaagactggaatagtgcagatgaagtgttggggggtattccttgcatgctcttgtgtacttctgctttcaggtatatatttttcccctagtttatgggcatgggtgaacctatgctctatctcaggggacctggactatatctaggtttggggactttattggggagtggaacacctggaatggaattagagaatactatgaaaggaaaggtctcacccaagtgatgaagctgaagggttgtcattccacacctgaagtctctggtcacagtctgaaatgaagcatgctggggtggcactcattgcgttgattaggttgcgatccatggatgcaatattatttgatttgaattgagagaagcatgcagaaaagtgggccccacccaaaggttccaggactgggggaaatataggctctatagtggaaatgtgtggttcctgttgtcttagggttcaagaagacaatggatagttattgttatcatcacattatttggtgatagggttaaatttggaaagtccctttgatagggtttggggtataatacccagcatcttgtatatagctttgctaccggttgcttctgttctccctcgtcTAGGCTTTCGGGAGAGGCAATATATctaagacagcctatgtattaaaatgactcagtctgtgttttaagaagttctagatatatcatcagtttttcccctctcatattaattaaatagtggtttatatgttcacactttaataggattgtacatagacaccactcccaccaccaaaagactgtgtcccatccccaccccttgcccccacccccccacccccgccgtgccagggaagcccaatggccaccctccccttctccACAGGGTTTTTTCATATGGTGCCCTTCCCCTGCCTGCACTTCTTTATGCCCGGCTTTGCCCCACTGACTAGCTGTAGCAGCCAGCAGTACCATGCCCTGATGGTGCCCGAGATCACCCAACAGATTTTAGACGCTAAGAACATGATGGCCACCTGTGACCCCCGCCATGGCCGCTACCTGACAGTGGTTGCAGTATTCCGGGGCCGGATGTCCATGAAGGAGGTAGACGAGCAGATGCTCAACATACAGAACAAGAACAGCAGCTATTTCGTGGAATGGATGCCCAACAACGTGAAAACGGCTGATTGTGACATCCCACCCCGAGGCCTGAAGATGTCAGCCACCTTTATTGGTAACaacattcctttgatttctttctcttgcctgattgctgtggaaagaacttccaatactatgttcctcaagacagccaacatcatactcaatggacagaagctgaaagcattccccctcagatcggggactagacagggctgtaccCACTGTCACCCTTATTCTTCAACATAGCAGTTatcatttttaactttaaaaaaacatacagtcttgaagaaaaagaaggggacatTTTCCCTAGTCATCCCTTGGACTGGCAGATATATAGGAAccacacaaaaaaattaatttgtctTGTCTTATTAACAAGGAGATTTTCTACCATCTTGGCTTTCCAAATTCTCTAGAAAAATCAAAAtctacttttattttctaataaacTTTATATATGCCTATACATATATTTAACAGATCAGCATTAGATAACAATGTAAAGCACTAAAACAAGACATAGATACACATGGCTAAGCGTGGAGAGTGAAATACATGAGAGAAAAGAACAAGTTTAGATTCTTTAATGCATGAAGTTCagggacaaaaaaaaaccctctaaaaTTCAAGTAATTTTAATAATGAAAAGAACTAATATTCACAAACTGCATGATCTATCTTGAATGTCAATGTTCATAGTAAACCTACTCTTATAATACAGTTTGGCTGAGAGTCTCCATTCAGACTAATTActgaaaataaatctttacaagatTTTGGGTACACCATGTATACTAGCTAAAACTATTTAAATAAAAACTAGCGGTTAAATAAAACTATCAGTGAATTCCTCTTTTGCATTAgttataaaacaaataataaaaatcttcCCCCCAAATGAATCAACAAATTCATAATAACATTTTAACAGAGAAGTTAGTGTTTTAGCCATTGTTATGAAACAATATGTCAATATAGTTTGAGAAAAACAGAAGTTAAGTaacaaaagtaaaatagaaatctACATAGAATATTTGGATTTTTGTGAGAAAAGTATACAGAGCTACATCAGTGGTCTGTAGAGATGTTATTTATAttgctgtttattaaacatttaatgGTGCTGATATATGCAGACACATTTGTATTAGTTTATACTAGATAATGCTGCAGTAACATATTATTCCCCAAGTCTCAGAGGTTTAACCCAACAAAGATTTACTTCTTTCTCACATAGCATTTTCTTCTTGGGTCAGTGAGACATTTGCTATACAGAATGACTCAGATAGTCAGCGCAGAAAAACCTTTACTTTCAAACAACACCATCTGTGATATGTGACTTCTGTGGGTGCTGAAAACTCTTATATTAGCAGTTAAAGACTTCGGCCTAGAaggaacattttatttttcacacTCTTCTCACTGACCAGAACTAGTCATTTGAAATAATATGAAAACACAAAAATATAATCTCCCTATGtactggagaaagaaaaatggatatGTGTTTATATCAAAGTCTCTACCACTGTGTTCAGACTAACAGTTATGGGGTAAAAGAATACCTAGTTCCAACAACTGTGCTCATAGAAAAatcaatcaagaaaatagaaatccAATTTGTTTTGTGTCATGGGTTGCAACACAGTTACCTTTAAGTGCAGCAAGAAATATGTGTCAAATTTTTTCAACACAGGAGCTTCATCTTCTCTAACTTGACTCCTCAATTACTTTGCTGAGCAGTGAATCTTACTAGATCTTTTCCAAGTTGGAGTATAATACCACGACTGTCTTTTATAAATGactaattttttaacatttagaaAATATGTACTGAGCCTAGGGAGATAGTGTAATAGTTacgcaaaagactctcatacctgaggctcagaggtcccaggttcaatcctaagcaccaccataagccagagctgatcagtgctctggtctttttatctttctcattaaaataaaacaaataaaacataaataaaaaagaaaatatagaatgTTTCAGTAATGTTCCTAACACAATTTAGGTGATATTATTTATGATACTTGacacaaaataatatatatattattttgcaaATGTTCTATCAGTTGCAAAATAATTGTTGCTACACAATCAGTCACCACAGTTGTAGCATGCTGACATGATTTCTGACCACCCTAACTACATAGAACAGTCTGATGTAAAAGAAGAGCAAGGACATGAACTATCATTATTTGGTCAAATGATGCACCTTCAAAACCATATATAACTTGTGATGAAGATCTCTAAGTCCACTAGTTGGAGGTGTCTGTTAGCACTCTGTGACTGACTATTTTGGGGCTCAAAGTCCATACCTCAGAACTTTGATGAGGTTACAGAAAAAGTaaaattctttaagaaaatatttgtgTTTAATAACTGAAGTTTAATTGATagtatatttaaaaatcatttgggAAGTTACCATGATGAGGGCCGACAGCTGCACACCagattgagtgcacaggttacagggaTCTGTTTGAATTTTTGCTTCCACctaaaggtgaagcagggctgaaagcatctatctctctcaatctctacctcctcctctcctctcagtctctctctgttggatcataaataaaaacagaaataaaaaatgcCACTAAGATTGGtgtatttatagtgccagcacagagcctcaagataatcctggtggcaataaaaaaaaaaaaataacagagaaagaaaagattgaggtggaggagaagaaggacCACTAGCTACTATGATAGCAAAAGaaagagggtagaaagaagatgaatcaaagaatggcttctgtaattgcttctttgctggacataggcatctaacaactcaaaaaaaaataataagataggaAAAACCATAGCATGCTTATATACTGGCAAGGATTATCcaacagattaaaaaatattaatgatgCAGGATGAAGTGAATGTTTTCTGAGTAAACAGTTTGAGTAAATGGGAACTGTTGAAATGTTCTCTATGGGCAAAGTAGTTGGTCTTTGCTATGAGAGAGGAAAGACTGttcaaaaaaaagtaaatggaggAGGGGCTCAAGtgggcagtggattaagcgcacatggctcaagggtcctggttgagccccaggctccccacctgcaggggggggggtcacttcacaggtggtgaagcaggtttgcaggtgtctgtctttctctccccttctttgtcttccccttctctttccatttctctctgtcttatccaacaacaatgacatcaataacaataacaaccacagcaacgataaaaaatataaatggacTGAAGTAGACAGATGTGGTGAGAGATACTCTGAAATCAGTTGTAATGCCATCAGTTTAATGTGATTATGGGAACAGACAAGTTTGATGGGAGAGGATAAATGATAAATTAATCAACTAAGAATGTGGAAGTGCAAATACTCAAATTCAGTGCAGTCTAATTCTGAATaatttaaggtttcaaattaggtTTATATCATGAATTCAAGATGAAAGTTATCCTCATGCATTTTTCCTCTATGCTTATCTGTATCAATACATATATGAAGAATGcagatttttaaatgtattttatttatttattttccattttgttgccctgttgttgtttttattgtttttgtagttattattgttattgatgtcatcattgttatataggatagagagaaatggagagagtaggggaagatgggggagagaaagatagacacctggagacctgcttcacagcttgtgaagcaactcccctgcaggtggggagcaggggtggataggggtggggtggggatctgatccttatgctggtccttgtgcttaacttgctgtgctaccccccacacacactaccaAGAATgcagatttttaaaagtttaacaaGGATTATATTTAATCCAGTAtgtactataaaaataaaatgattatttttagaACTTTATATGTGGATGTGGTTATGATTTACTTTGTATTGTAAGACAGATAATAGACACTGAAAACCAAAATGGACTTGATGGAAAAACAAACATATTTGTTTTGAATCTTACTTAGGTTGGGCTGTTAAAGGAAGCCTgtaggactgggaagatagcatgatgttatgcaaataacttttttgcccaagactctgaggttccaagttgaGTCCCTAGCATCActataaatcaaagctgagcagtgagtgctttggtttctccctttctgtacttctatctctgtgtctcattaaaattaaaaaaaaataaattaaagaaataaacagaTACACCAAATGTATGATACTGAATACATGTCAAAGTATGATTGAATATAGTATAcacctctgtttctttcctcatTTTGAGATATTGACTTAGACATACTGAGTACACATCTGATTTAATCATGTTTGGCGTGTGTGTATCCATAAACATTAAACTAAAGATTTTTACATGAGGCAAATGTGGCAGGTAATAAGAACAGATCATATGTAATTACACATGTTTGAAAAATTGTACTAAGTTGTCAGAAGTAGGACTTAATGCATCATAGATGATCTTTAGAATGTAGACCTCTTGAGAATTTTCAGAAATCCTGTGATGAGTAATGTGCAATTTTAGTATTGCTGTAATAAGACTTGGTGATCAGGTGTTGGGCTGCAGCACAGCcagttgggttaagcacacggggcgcaaagcacaaggaacggcataagaatcctggttcaagccttcatccacctgcagggaactcgcttcacaggcggtgaagcaggtctacaggtgtctatgtttctctttccctctctgtctcccctcctctctccatttctctctgtcctatccagcaatgactacaacaagggcaacaaaagggaataaataaatatttaaaaacggaagaaataaaattattttaaaaaaaagacttggtgATCATTTTATTTCTAATTCCAAGAGAATAAATTTAGTTGATACTGATAGTACTATTAAATTTTCTTCAGATCTATTAAATAAGTTGCAGTATTTTTGAACAATAAAACCTAGAGGATAAAACATGAATTCATTAGTATAACTCATTACACATGGCAATTATATCATTCAAATGATGTTTTAAAAATCTTGGTGAGGTAGTAACTTAATTTCATCTACTATTTAGCATATCTGCATTTACATGAAGCATTAAGTACTGAGAAAAGTTGTTATCTGCATGGTTGTGCCATAGTTTCCTGAATATGCTTTCAAATTCTCATCATTTCACTGGAATCCATGACCATACCACCATGAACACTCCTTATCTGAAATTTCCATTTAATATGATACATTCATTGTGCTTTTGGGTTACTTTTCTTAATCATGATTACTAACTAGTTTATTTTTGTATAATAATGATAGAGAAGATCAGATATACTGGTtatattaaatgttaaaaaacatAATAGCCATCATAGGTATAAAACATAGgcactaaaaagaaaaattactgtaAAAATATGTTTAGCACATGTAGTAAGCAAATAGCAGCATCCCTAATATATACTGTCTCAACAAGTTAATAAAAAAGAGGAGACTACATTTTAAAATGAGTAATAGTTGTAGAATTTACATGTATGAAATATTTTGCTATTTTCTTTTATCCTACATGAATCACAGCAATGTTAAAATTCCTTTATATGTGCTTCCCTTGGGAAATGCTTAATCATGGCCCCTGCCCGTGGTTATTTCCAGTCACTTGTTTCTTACTAAgttgtagaatttatttttacatctgtTGATAATACATTTCATTGGACTCTAATTTCAGTTATCACTCAGCTTTTAATCTCCATTAGTTTGTTTTCCCTTAAGATAGAAAGTTGAGAACCAAACAGTAAATTCAATAGGTATTgtgcctgcattgccatgtatgcactccaggttcaagccctggaatcACAGAAATGCTATAGTAGTGGAGGAAACCTTGGTGGCTCTCCCAGTCTCAGTCTCCTCtctgtttagttgagaaaaagTTGGCCAGATTGGTAagattgtgcatgtgtgatttcctgggtcaaacacacacacacacacacgcacacgcacacgcacacacacacacacacacacacacacacatacacacacacttgaaaTTCAGATGATCATTTTCATGTATATAATaagttttctatttattattggaaagccCTTACATTCAAATTACTTGTCATGCCATTAAAATAACATACATGTATGCATTGTATGCAATAAATTATGGATTAATTTATCTAACCCTGTTTTTACCCCACTATCTAATTAGAATGAATTTATAGCAGGTGTAGACATATTATAAAGTAAGCTATAAAGTAACTACCCATGTACTGTTAACCATCAACTTcacaataaaatactaaaaacagacaaataatttaaaataaatgaaaacagtagCAATGGTACAATGGTTGTACAAAGCACACCTAAATCGGTTGTTATTGTCATCTAATGAGTGTTGATAAGGATAATGGCAGAAGTGCTGGACTGTGCTTTCCTTATACATTTGTGTATTTTTGACAATGAAAATTAAGaattaaatagaaattaaaagtaATAGTAACATAGAGAGTAAATAAAGTATAAGTTGATTATGTAAATTATTTTGTGTAACTTAATTTATTATCAAGGAATAATATATGTGTAAACACATTTTCGACTATCTTCTCTTATTAAGTCTTCAGATTGTATTGCCATGTTGAATTTATAGTTGTCTTCTATATTGTATATTCTGCCTTACTTAATTTAACATAATTTAAAACAGTACATTTaagctttcatttatttctttttattatcactTTTAGAATCAAAAGTGAGatcggagggggagatagacaatacacatacctgcaacactgtttcactgttagtgaagctttccccccctgcaggtgaggaccatgcATTTGAactagagtccttgcacattttaagatgtgtgctaaaccagatgcaccacctggtccccatgctttattttttatgtgaATTGAGGgtttgcaaaatagctcacctggatagtgtacctgctttgcagTACTGGGTGCCCACTGCTTGGAGTAAGCGTCATGCTATTTATTGTATACttcattctctccctttttatattttatttattagatttaattaatttatttgtttgttaatgagaaagataggagaagagagagaaagaacaaaacatcACCGTGGTATTTGTGCTTcaggggactgaattcaggacttcatgcttgagagtccaatgctttgtcccttgcgccacctcctggaccaccctctttatctttctaacagAAGTCAGTGTAGAGTAGTGAAACCCTGCTGACAGCAAGACAAAAAATGttactcaaatatttatttaaaataacctTGATAGTTTCTTTTACATTTGAATTTATACAATTTATTTTGGCTATTGAAAAAAATTTGATTTTTCATTCTTAGAAAATAGCACAGAGCTTCATTTTGAGTGGTAAAGTGAATGCCTAATaaggtaattttttaatttttattttattttccattttgttgaccttttttgttgttattgtagttgttgttgttattgatgtcatcgttgttagataggacatagagaaatggagagaggagggggagacaagagatggggagagaaagatagacacctacagacctgcttcaccacttgtaaagagactcccctgcaggtggggagccatgggctggaTCAGGGACGCTTActtaggtccttatgcttcgtgccatttgtgcttaaccctctgtgctaccgcctgactcccaacaagataatttttaaagaagaaaaatctgAACTAGGTCCGTCTGCTTGTCTAAGTCCTAAAAGTCACAGAAACATATTGTATGATGAAAATAATAAGGTCAAATATGAACTTCAAGcttaaataattttcaaaaatgtGACTTACAACGTGCAACAATTAGACAATATATTTGTAACATGTATTTACATAACTGTTTACCtaatgtgctttgcaccatgaaaATATTACTAGACATAATATATAGGTAAGTAAATGTTTCAAATAAAGAGGCAGAAATTACATTTTAGGTGCTTTATATTTACAGTTTGATGAAGAAAATAATTGCGTTGTGACTGGTACAACTAAGCCCTTAGAAAGTACcagtaagaaaataataatggacccgtgactttactagtttttgcctgagcctgacatactcccagagagataaagaataggaaaactatcagggaggggatgggatacggagttctggtggtgggaattgtgtggaattgtacacctcttatcctatggtcttatcaatgtttccattttataagtaagatttaaaaaaagaaaataacaatggATATTTGTATGCAGAACTGAAACTGCTTGCAACTGATAGCTATAGATAAGACTGATTTCATAATAGATGTGTCCTTGAAGTAGATTTTATAAAAATCTGCCCTTTTCTGTCACtattattttatacatttattataCATAATTTTGGTATCTTATCTCATGaataatttattatatattatttttctaacCTATCTCCAGGTATATAAATTATTTCTCAATATTTCAAAATCATACTTAGGGGAATGTATGTGTTTAGGTACATATACCACAtttataatggttataaaaatgaTTTATAATTCTTTTGAGGTAAAAGCTAGGAAAACacattataatatataaaatataaaagtacTTTCCCTGTTATCTAATACTCTTTTCCCCTAGAGATAGTCAATTTAGGAAGTTGAACAATTAGACTTACAAATAGATGGCTGATTTAGCTTTACCAAGATAGATTGTTTTCTGTgatttgtttcaattttataatttAGAGTCAATGGCATGAAATGCTATGAAATTTTATCCTGAAGGTCACATACCAAGCTTTTATGAAATTACACCAATCGTTCAAATGTTCAAATGGAGAAAAGTAGTTTTGAGAACAAATAGCTTTGTCTTTCTGCAAACCTCATGAGAATTTCTTCATGCTGACTCCTTATCTCAACATGTAACACAATCGCCAATTAGTGTCAAAGTTACTGGAGCCACCACATTCCCAACTGCATTAACCTTATGCACTGGTTCAAGGAAAATGCAATTATTCTTCTTCTAACCTAATCACTAATTTCAAAGTTATTATTAACTAATTTAATCTTTAAATTGGCATAACCTATCAAGCTACATATCAAATTTACTGTTGAAAGAAGAGTATTGGAGTATATGTGTTAAAACCAAAGCAAGTGGAAAATAGCATTTTCTTAAAATCagttgtggggtgtgtgtgtgggggggcagtctTTTAACCTTGTCCAGGTCAGAAccattgaaaagaaaataaaaagacatcatTCATGTCACTTAAGACTTTGGAGGTATTTTTCTAATTCCCTGGCATATTAATGACCAACAATGAGTAAGACCCTTACGTATTTAATTTATTGtcttaaatatgaaaatattttagagATTAGAGAGGGAATTTATTGAATTAATTAACTAAACTGTTGCTCAAGGGATCTAGTACAAGATTTTAAGACAAAAGCTGGGAATTTACAATAATGACATTTCTTTCATGGTTAGAAAATATAGCACCAGTGGGATTTGGAAGCACACTGTAACATTTTAGCTGATGTCTGTTGAGGGCTTAAGACCCCTCTGAaaccatttattttattcattggagGCTTCTCTCAATTACATTATAAAAGGCATCACATTAAAATAGCCATGAGGCCCACAAATTTCATCATATAAGTGGAATCGGGTAACTGGCACAATGAAAATTTGGAATGCAAATGGAAGCTATTAAAGTAAtagcatcatttaaaaaaattcctttttttttgcagGAAAGGTAATGTGTGGGAAGATAAAAACAGAACCATATTATAACATAGTTAGCTTAATCACATCTTTATTTCTCTTATGGATTATCCTTTGGAAAATGAGACTCCCCTGTGCTTAAGACTGCATACACATGGTAGTACTTCTTATTAGCACATGTCACaggaatttgaaaaacaaatttTGGGTTCACCTAGATTATGTAGGCTCCTCAAAATATAAATTTCAAGTTTAGACTAACAAGTTATTTCACTGATTTATTTACCTAGTCATCTGTCACTTCCTTCTCCATTCTTACAACCTGCCATATATTGGTCTGCTGTCCATCcagctatctatccatccatacaactatttcatttcattcattttctttatgGACTGACTAATAAAGTCTACATCTAATACTTGCATTATTTTAAACAAACCATATAAGAGAGCTAAATGTTAAAGAAAAGTTTGCCTTATTGAGCCCAGTTTGATAAATACTATTGAAGAATTTAAGCAAGTTATTCCCCACTTTGTAATGACaactgtattattttattttacaatacaAAATCTAAAGCTTAAAAATTGTCAAGTTTCCAATCATTGGTTATAATTTTAAGTTTGTGACATGTAATTTACACAAACACCACATATTTAAAATACAGTATTAAAGAGGAATTGCTATATGTAATACCCATGAAAACACCATCTCAAGTAAGACAGTAAACATATTCATCACTGAAAATTGTCATTATGAGATCTTGCAgcctttttattcttctttccttATTATTTTGTATACCTCACCCTTGGGCAATTTCTGATTTTGTTTCTGTCACTGTAAATTCATTTACATTTTCTAGAAAATTGCTTAAATATAATAATCTAATAGGTACACCTTTATGCTTccttcaatctttaaaaaaatttaaattatctttacttattggatagagacaaccagaaatcgagagagagggggtgatagggagagatagaaagacacttgcagcactgcttcactgctcacagagctttcctcatgcaggtggggcctgggggcttgaaccctggtccttgagcactgtaaaatgtgcgctcaaccaggtgcgctactacccggcccccttccttcaatcttttaaaaaatgttttaattttttatgtattaatttgttgaaaagagacagagagaaattgaggtggagaggaatatagagagggagagagagacacacatctgTAGGATTGTTTccccacttggaaagctttccttctacagttggggaccaagaccatgaacctaggtccttgtccatggtaacatgtatgctcaaacagtgtgctaccacccggtctGCCTTCACCCATTATAATTATTTTGAGCTATATTTGTAGGTAGTAACAGTTCAATAATTTTTTGCTATTATCTTATAAATTGTGTAGATTTACAACAGTTCATTTATCCAGTTACCTATTGATAAATATGGTATTGCTATCAGTTTACATGTTTTGAAATCTGTATATGCCATTAATTTCAGCAATGTTCTTCACTGGATTGTTTTTATGTCTTTTCTTAAAATCAGTTGATCATATAGGTGTAGTCTTATTCTGATCTATCTGCATATATCCTCTTTATACCAACATTACACTATCTGAAATATTTCAGTTTTTAATAAATACTGAAGGCAGGTTAATTCTAGGTATCCATTAGAAGTTGTTTTGGGTAAGATGTGTGTATTGCTATCTCAAGCT
This portion of the Erinaceus europaeus chromosome 7, mEriEur2.1, whole genome shotgun sequence genome encodes:
- the LOC132539225 gene encoding tubulin beta chain-like — translated: MATLPFSTGFFHMVPFPCLHFFMPGFAPLTSCSSQQYHALMVPEITQQILDAKNMMATCDPRHGRYLTVVAVFRGRMSMKEVDEQMLNIQNKNSSYFVEWMPNNVKTADCDIPPRGLKMSATFIGNNIPLISFSCFKLGLYHEFKMKVILMHFSSMLICINTYMKNADF